In Streptococcus gallolyticus subsp. gallolyticus DSM 16831, the sequence AACGGCGTTAAAATGCCCATGGTCGGCTTTGGTGTTTTCCAAATTCCTGACCCAGATGTTTGTCAAAAAGCTGTCGAAGAAGCCATCAAAACAGGCTACCGTTTAATCGACACCGCAGAAGCTTATGGCAACGAAGAAGCCGTCGGCAAAGCTATCAAAGCTTCAGGTGTTCCGCGTGAAGAACTCTTTATCACAACAAAAGCTTTCATTCAACACATTAATTACGAAGGTGCCAAGGAGGCTTTTGAAGAATCGCTGCGCAAACTTGATACTGATTACATCGACCTTTATTTGCTTCACCAACCCGTGGGCGATACTTTTGGGGCATGGCGTGCGCTGGAAGAACTTTACAAAGACGGAAAAATTCGTGCCATTGGTGTATCAAATTTCGAAGATGGCCAATTAGCTAACCTTGCTATTTTCAATGATGTCATTCCTGCTGTAAATCAGATTGAACTTCATGTCTTTAATCAAAAAGATGATTCTGTCGCTTACCAAGCGTCTAAAGGTGTTCAAGTTGAAAGCTGGGGTGCTTTTGCTGAAGGACGATTTGATGTCTTTAACAACCCTGTTCTAAAAGCTATCGCTGATAAATACGGCAAAACAACAGCACAAGTGATGCTTCGCTGGCAATTACAACGTGGTATCGTTAGCTTATCAAAATCGGCCAAACCAGAACGTATCCGCCAAAATTTTGATATTTTTGACTTCGAATTATCTGACGACGACATGGCACAAATCAAAACACTCAATACGAATACAACTGTCTTTGCAGACCACCACGAAGCCGCAACGTTTGAACTCCTAGCGGGTTTTGTCGGAAAATCGTTTTAAAATAGAGGAAAATTGTTATGGTCGAAGTAGTACAAAAATTATCAGAGAAAATCTTAGCTGCAATTCAGACAGGAAATTTACAAACAGTAGATAGTCTCATCTCAAATAATGCTGTATTTGTACACATGGGTGTTTGCCTTGATAAAAAAGGTGAATTTGAAGCTATTGAGAAGGGCTTAATTGCAGTCAAAAAGATTGATGTTGCTGAAGAAAAAACGATTCTTAGCGGAGCAACAACCATTATTCTTAGAAAATTGCAATTAACAGCAGTAGTGCAAGGAAATGAAGTGACCAATCCTTTTGTTGTTGCGGAAACGTACACCAAAGACAATGTAGGAAATTGGTTGCTGATGTCAACGACCTATACTCGTATCGCTATCGACTACGACGATTATCATATTTAGTAGAAAATTCGTTATCAATCAAGAAGGTCATATTACTATGGCTTTTTCCTTTATTATAGGGTTTTTACTGCCACCTCATTTTGAAAAAATGTTATAATGATGAAGGAATTTAAGAAGAAAGGTGGGCTGCTATGGCAATTACAAAAGAAATGTTAGGCGACCGTTTGACTTGGGTGGCAATTGATTCTGATAAGATTAGTCAAACATCTAACTTGTATGCTGAATATGGCATTGATGAAGAATTGATTTCTTATGCCTTGGATAGAAATGAACGTGCGCATATGGAGTATGATTGGCAAACCGAAACCATGATTATCATTTACAATGTGCTAAATCGAACCAAAGAAGATAATCATTACGAGACAATTCCGATAACTTTTGTCGTTCGGGGTGACCAGTTAATCACGATTTTTAATTCAGATAATGCCTACATTGTTGATTTAATGCGACATTATTTACAAAGACGTCCTGATGTTTCCATTTATAAATTCCTTTTTATGAGTTTATTTCTTATCGCGGAAGCGTATTTCCCATATTTGGAAGAAATGGATAAAAGCACCAGTCAATTAAATCGTCGTTTACGTCAACGGACCACCAAGAAAGATTTGCTAGGGCTTTCTGATATTGAAACAGGAATGGTTTACCTCGTTTCTGCCTCTAATCAAAACGTCATTCTTCTTGAACAACTTAAAGGTCAAGCTTTTTATAAGCAACTAAATAATATTGAAAAAGAGCAATTGGAAGATTCGCTGATTGAAGCACGCCAATTATCCAGCATGACACAGGTCAATGCGCAAGTCTTACAACAATTATCAGGAAGCTATAACAACATTTTGAACAATAATCTAAATGATAATATGACAACATTGACGATTATATCAGTTGTTTTAGCAGTATTTGCAGTTATTACTGGATTTTTCGGAATGAATGTGCCTTTGCCATGGATAAATGATAAACACGCTTGGGTAACTATTATTGTGATTTGTATTGTCCTTTGGCTTCTCATTGTGGCACTTTTACGTTATATGATATACCGAAAATCTTAATATAAAGGGAGAAAATTTATGTCTGAAATGTCAAAAGAGCGGTTGGTTGCCTTTACGGATGCTGTTCTGGCTATCATTATGACCATTTTGGTTTTGGAATTAGAACGTCCATCAGAATTAACATGGTTAGCCTTGTGGGAGTTAAAAACCAACTTTTTTGCCTACACCATTTCCTTTTTCTGGCTGGGAACAATGTGGGTCAATATGCACAGAGCTTGGGACAATGTTGAAAAAGTCAATAACCGCTTGGTTTGGATTTCCATGCTTTTGTTGTTTTTCTCATCATTTTTCCCTTACACAACCTCTTTAGTGGCTAGTGATTTTAACAGTTCAGTAGCACAAATTGTCTATGGTGCTATTGTTATGCTCGTTTCTTTCACTAATGTTTGGATGTATTCAGAATTAACCAATGTTGCTA encodes:
- a CDS encoding magnesium transporter CorA family protein, translating into MAITKEMLGDRLTWVAIDSDKISQTSNLYAEYGIDEELISYALDRNERAHMEYDWQTETMIIIYNVLNRTKEDNHYETIPITFVVRGDQLITIFNSDNAYIVDLMRHYLQRRPDVSIYKFLFMSLFLIAEAYFPYLEEMDKSTSQLNRRLRQRTTKKDLLGLSDIETGMVYLVSASNQNVILLEQLKGQAFYKQLNNIEKEQLEDSLIEARQLSSMTQVNAQVLQQLSGSYNNILNNNLNDNMTTLTIISVVLAVFAVITGFFGMNVPLPWINDKHAWVTIIVICIVLWLLIVALLRYMIYRKS
- a CDS encoding TMEM175 family protein translates to MSKERLVAFTDAVLAIIMTILVLELERPSELTWLALWELKTNFFAYTISFFWLGTMWVNMHRAWDNVEKVNNRLVWISMLLLFFSSFFPYTTSLVASDFNSSVAQIVYGAIVMLVSFTNVWMYSELTNVATTNEAEAAARSHNNWMRWDIAIKVIGMLLSMTVFPQAMMWAVLFTAVVIVVPRSI
- a CDS encoding aldo/keto reductase, giving the protein MIQQPTITLNNGVKMPMVGFGVFQIPDPDVCQKAVEEAIKTGYRLIDTAEAYGNEEAVGKAIKASGVPREELFITTKAFIQHINYEGAKEAFEESLRKLDTDYIDLYLLHQPVGDTFGAWRALEELYKDGKIRAIGVSNFEDGQLANLAIFNDVIPAVNQIELHVFNQKDDSVAYQASKGVQVESWGAFAEGRFDVFNNPVLKAIADKYGKTTAQVMLRWQLQRGIVSLSKSAKPERIRQNFDIFDFELSDDDMAQIKTLNTNTTVFADHHEAATFELLAGFVGKSF
- a CDS encoding nuclear transport factor 2 family protein, translating into MVEVVQKLSEKILAAIQTGNLQTVDSLISNNAVFVHMGVCLDKKGEFEAIEKGLIAVKKIDVAEEKTILSGATTIILRKLQLTAVVQGNEVTNPFVVAETYTKDNVGNWLLMSTTYTRIAIDYDDYHI